The following proteins are encoded in a genomic region of Streptomyces sp. NBC_01723:
- a CDS encoding IclR family transcriptional regulator — translation MSGKDGPTLISSVQRAFRLMEAVGAHEGGVPAKQLARETGLALATTYHLLRTMVHDGYVRKLDDGTFVLGERLGALHGGSREQAALSRVRPTLTELRDGLSAAAYLTFYEEGEIRVAEIVDGPKAPRVDLWVGFEDAGHATALGKCVLRELDPEARADYLSRHTLNDLTPRTITYRRDLLRRLDAAAQVPAVTDVEEYALGTACVAVPVRQGDTIGALGISVNVSRAASLGDAVARLLGTAERVSRGLSLTI, via the coding sequence ATGAGTGGTAAGGACGGTCCCACACTCATCTCGTCGGTGCAGCGAGCCTTCCGGCTGATGGAAGCGGTCGGCGCGCACGAGGGCGGCGTCCCGGCCAAGCAGCTGGCACGTGAGACGGGGCTGGCCCTGGCCACCACCTACCACCTCCTGCGCACCATGGTGCACGACGGCTACGTGCGCAAACTCGACGACGGCACGTTCGTCCTCGGCGAGAGGCTGGGCGCGCTGCACGGCGGAAGCCGCGAGCAGGCGGCACTCAGCAGGGTCCGTCCGACGCTCACCGAGTTGCGCGACGGCCTGTCGGCCGCGGCCTACCTGACCTTCTACGAAGAGGGCGAGATCCGGGTCGCGGAGATCGTGGACGGCCCGAAAGCCCCCCGTGTCGATCTGTGGGTCGGCTTCGAGGACGCGGGACACGCCACGGCGCTCGGCAAGTGCGTGCTGCGCGAACTGGATCCGGAGGCTCGCGCCGACTACCTCTCCCGTCACACGCTGAACGACCTCACCCCTCGTACCATCACCTACCGCCGCGACCTGCTACGACGCCTGGACGCCGCGGCTCAGGTCCCCGCCGTGACCGACGTCGAGGAGTACGCGCTGGGCACGGCGTGCGTGGCGGTGCCCGTACGCCAGGGCGACACCATCGGCGCGCTCGGGATCTCCGTGAACGTCAGCCGTGCCGCATCGCTCGGCGACGCCGTGGCGCGGCTGCTCGGCACCGCGGAACGGGTGTCCCGAGGACTCTCGCTCACCATCTGA
- a CDS encoding DUF6411 family protein, producing the protein MMIVGIVAVCVVLAVLAFLVPRLSHRPQRGTQRTLGAGSRAGGKAPGILGRAFSKPFRSSSKAVGRSGSAGRRARGHMPF; encoded by the coding sequence ATGATGATCGTCGGAATCGTCGCCGTATGCGTCGTTCTCGCCGTGCTCGCGTTCCTCGTACCGCGCCTGTCCCATCGCCCGCAGCGCGGCACCCAGCGAACGCTGGGCGCCGGCTCCCGGGCCGGCGGCAAGGCACCGGGCATCCTGGGCCGCGCATTCAGCAAGCCCTTCCGCAGCAGCTCCAAGGCCGTCGGCCGCAGCGGTTCGGCCGGTCGCCGGGCCCGTGGCCACATGCCGTTCTGA
- a CDS encoding class I SAM-dependent methyltransferase, which yields MNRWEQLTGGTSGEQYAARFAELAEHGQDVHGEARLCATLVPPGARVLDAGCGTGRVLIQLARLGYDGVGVDRDASMLAVARRSAPRLTWLEADLSDFDPVAAGVTPGFDLVVAAGNVFPLLAPGTEADVAAALARALRPGGLLVAGFGLDRDHLPVAPSLTLAQYDAHCTGAGLTLTDRFATWDADPYEGGGYAVSVHRR from the coding sequence ATGAACCGATGGGAACAGCTGACCGGTGGCACGTCCGGTGAGCAGTACGCCGCTCGTTTCGCGGAGCTGGCGGAACACGGACAGGACGTACACGGTGAGGCGCGACTGTGCGCCACGCTGGTGCCCCCCGGGGCGCGCGTGCTGGACGCCGGCTGCGGTACCGGTCGAGTCCTGATCCAGCTCGCCCGGCTCGGATACGACGGCGTCGGCGTCGACCGTGACGCCTCCATGCTGGCCGTGGCCCGGAGAAGCGCGCCACGGCTGACCTGGCTGGAAGCCGACCTGTCGGACTTCGACCCGGTCGCCGCCGGCGTCACCCCTGGCTTCGACCTCGTCGTCGCCGCGGGCAACGTTTTTCCGCTCCTCGCTCCGGGCACCGAGGCGGACGTCGCGGCCGCGCTGGCCCGCGCGCTGCGCCCGGGCGGTCTGCTCGTCGCGGGCTTCGGCCTCGACCGGGACCATCTGCCCGTGGCGCCCAGCCTCACCCTTGCGCAGTACGACGCCCACTGCACCGGAGCCGGCCTCACCCTCACCGACCGCTTCGCCACCTGGGACGCGGACCCGTATGAAGGCGGCGGCTACGCGGTGAGCGTCCACCGCCGCTGA
- a CDS encoding SMP-30/gluconolactonase/LRE family protein, with amino-acid sequence MTDESPALYEMLDDRFRTGRCMNGDDGLEMLYTGCRWAEGPIYLPAWRQVIWSDIPNDRMLRWDEETGAVSVFRRAAGHTNGNTLDRQGRLITCEQGNRRVTRTEHDGTVTVLADRWQGKRLNSPNDAAVKSDGSIWFSDPDFGITSDYEGYRAESEIAANNVYRIDPDSGEVDLAADCFAAPNGLVFSPDERQLFVSDTRAGCIRVFDVRDDGTLSDGKIFAEAARRANARFDNLRFDADGRLWVAAMADGVHCYDPDGTLIGRLGVPEAVANISWGGLKRNRLFITAETSLYSVVMGVTGTHPTGPGRRPWLDPEPR; translated from the coding sequence CGCGCTGTACGAGATGCTCGACGACCGGTTCCGTACCGGGCGGTGCATGAACGGCGACGACGGCCTGGAGATGCTGTACACCGGCTGCCGTTGGGCCGAGGGGCCCATCTACCTGCCTGCCTGGCGGCAGGTGATCTGGAGCGACATCCCCAATGACCGGATGCTGCGCTGGGACGAGGAGACCGGCGCCGTCAGTGTCTTCCGCCGTGCCGCCGGGCACACCAACGGCAACACGCTCGACCGGCAGGGCCGGCTGATCACCTGCGAGCAGGGCAACCGCCGGGTGACGCGGACCGAGCACGACGGCACGGTGACGGTGCTGGCCGACCGCTGGCAGGGCAAGCGGCTGAACAGCCCGAACGACGCGGCGGTGAAGTCGGACGGCTCCATCTGGTTCTCCGATCCGGACTTCGGCATCACCAGCGACTACGAGGGCTACCGAGCCGAGAGCGAGATCGCGGCCAACAACGTCTACCGGATCGACCCGGACAGCGGTGAGGTGGATCTGGCCGCCGACTGCTTCGCGGCACCGAACGGGCTCGTCTTCTCGCCGGACGAGCGTCAGCTCTTCGTCTCCGACACCCGGGCCGGCTGCATCCGGGTCTTCGACGTACGGGACGACGGCACCCTCTCCGACGGCAAGATCTTCGCCGAGGCCGCCCGTCGCGCGAACGCGCGCTTCGACAACCTCCGGTTCGACGCCGACGGCCGGCTCTGGGTGGCCGCGATGGCCGACGGGGTGCACTGCTACGACCCCGACGGCACGCTGATCGGGCGGCTCGGCGTCCCTGAGGCGGTGGCCAACATCTCCTGGGGCGGACTCAAGCGCAACCGCCTCTTCATCACCGCGGAGACCAGCCTCTACTCGGTCGTCATGGGGGTCACGGGCACGCACCCGACCGGCCCGGGGCGGCGGCCCTGGCTGGACCCGGAGCCCAGGTGA
- a CDS encoding BtrH N-terminal domain-containing protein: MAMVKDVDVRRTEHCETAALGVLLRHEGLDLSEPMLFGLGSGLSFVYWASKNMDFPFLGGRVKPFELTRNLAGTLGLELRVEETTSPRKAWQNVAAHVDAGRPVGLQLDSYHLDYFSTRVHFGGHIVAMYGYDDHDAYLVDTSQQGGSVSTSLAALAGARAARGPMTARHRSFTLTVPGGLTPPQDRIVPAIKSCADAFLNPPIANLGHRGIAKAATQVPKWLERTGNPQDDLPRAAVLMERAGTGGALFRNLYRDFLAECAQHIDDDHLRTGHRLYAEAATLWTQVAALVAAAGESGDAKNLTEAGSVLHELSRVERDAMRALSLLRRSGRPSRRCGPDTPSGLPRP; this comes from the coding sequence ATGGCCATGGTGAAAGACGTCGACGTCCGGCGCACGGAGCACTGCGAGACGGCGGCGCTGGGTGTCCTCCTGCGGCACGAGGGACTCGACCTGTCCGAGCCCATGCTCTTCGGGCTCGGCTCCGGCTTGTCCTTCGTCTACTGGGCGAGCAAGAACATGGACTTCCCCTTCCTGGGCGGCCGGGTCAAGCCGTTCGAACTCACCAGAAACCTGGCCGGCACACTCGGACTCGAGCTGCGGGTCGAGGAGACCACCTCCCCGCGCAAGGCATGGCAGAACGTCGCGGCACACGTCGACGCCGGTCGGCCGGTCGGTCTGCAACTCGACAGCTACCACCTGGACTACTTCAGCACCAGGGTGCACTTCGGCGGACACATCGTGGCCATGTACGGCTACGACGACCACGACGCCTACCTGGTGGACACCTCCCAGCAGGGCGGATCCGTCTCCACGAGCCTCGCGGCCCTGGCCGGTGCCAGGGCCGCGCGCGGTCCGATGACCGCACGGCACCGCTCCTTCACCCTCACAGTGCCCGGCGGCCTGACGCCACCGCAGGACCGGATCGTTCCCGCGATCAAGAGCTGCGCCGACGCCTTCCTGAACCCGCCCATCGCGAACCTGGGCCACCGGGGCATCGCGAAGGCCGCCACACAAGTGCCGAAGTGGCTGGAACGTACCGGCAATCCACAGGACGACCTGCCAAGGGCCGCCGTCCTCATGGAGAGAGCCGGCACCGGCGGCGCCCTGTTCCGCAACCTCTACCGGGACTTCCTCGCCGAGTGCGCCCAGCACATCGACGACGACCACCTGCGCACCGGCCATCGCCTGTACGCCGAGGCGGCCACCCTCTGGACGCAGGTGGCCGCACTCGTCGCGGCAGCAGGCGAATCCGGCGACGCGAAGAACCTCACGGAGGCCGGCTCCGTCCTCCACGAACTCTCACGTGTCGAACGCGACGCGATGCGGGCGCTCAGCCTGCTCCGGCGAAGCGGTCGGCCCAGTAGGCGGTGCGGTCCAGATACGCCGTCTGGGCTGCCGCGCCCGTGA
- a CDS encoding STAS domain-containing protein — protein sequence MTDQSLAGPYEYGSVAHHVTNGWTVVGASGEIDIAFAPVVRAAVVRLLDEGHLHFVLDLCGTPFLDSAGLGMIVAVTKRIQARHGSLRIACDDERLLRVFTLGGLRPVYSFHDTVDQAVAQPAGAEELADWPHIRH from the coding sequence GTGACTGACCAGAGCCTGGCAGGACCGTACGAGTACGGATCGGTCGCCCACCACGTGACGAACGGCTGGACCGTCGTCGGTGCCAGTGGTGAGATCGACATCGCGTTCGCGCCCGTGGTGCGAGCGGCGGTGGTCCGCCTCCTGGACGAGGGCCACCTGCACTTCGTCCTGGACCTGTGCGGTACTCCGTTCCTGGACTCGGCGGGCCTCGGCATGATCGTCGCGGTCACCAAGCGCATCCAGGCGCGCCATGGCTCCCTGCGGATCGCCTGCGACGACGAGCGGCTGCTCCGTGTCTTCACCCTCGGCGGGCTGCGTCCCGTCTACTCCTTCCACGACACGGTGGATCAGGCCGTCGCACAGCCCGCGGGCGCCGAGGAACTCGCCGACTGGCCGCACATACGGCACTGA